The following proteins are encoded in a genomic region of Nicoliella spurrieriana:
- a CDS encoding DUF5776 domain-containing protein has translation MKNRKEMPTAHKVLHKVKKQWVILSSIVLLGVAGGAGASVNAATKTTTSSAAAVTSQASSAASSSASASSASSAPVNTTSGYLAYTLTLSSTASIAQSNIDEQVKAVNSYASANSAALSSADSAAKVNLAASNDASAANSANSTALALVGQATSFSALASNTADQLRVTTITASAANLNGGSLAQGSTAASQAASLFNVQMGLMTSAYALVPQMSSASNLVLGLANKAVTEGGGTVASSSAATSSSAASATSSATSSAASTTTKSASKAASKAAKAKAKSAAKSASASSVAASKSAAQSSAAASSAAASDVDSAEQAIAKAQKQVKTAKAALKRAKTSKAVKKATKTLNDAERDLLVANGNYNSNYYYSFDGPFKTITTKKTLYTYNNQDLVKKYRVKKIKKGTTLSVLSVITSDDSSVFKVTGNNYVTGMKSFFK, from the coding sequence ATGAAAAATCGTAAAGAAATGCCAACGGCCCACAAAGTGCTACATAAGGTCAAAAAACAATGGGTCATTTTATCATCAATCGTATTACTAGGGGTTGCAGGTGGTGCGGGTGCATCCGTTAACGCCGCCACTAAGACCACCACTAGCAGTGCCGCGGCCGTGACGTCCCAGGCGAGTTCGGCAGCTTCATCATCAGCTTCGGCTTCGTCAGCATCAAGTGCTCCGGTGAACACCACTTCCGGGTACCTTGCTTACACGCTCACGCTTAGCAGTACCGCTTCGATCGCACAGTCCAATATTGACGAACAGGTCAAGGCGGTGAATAGTTACGCCAGCGCTAACTCAGCTGCATTAAGCAGTGCTGATTCAGCAGCAAAGGTTAACCTAGCGGCTAGTAACGATGCCTCGGCTGCTAATAGCGCCAATTCGACTGCGTTAGCCTTGGTCGGTCAAGCGACTAGCTTCTCCGCCCTTGCCAGCAACACCGCTGATCAATTGCGGGTCACAACAATTACCGCCAGTGCCGCTAATTTAAACGGTGGCAGTTTAGCCCAGGGTTCCACTGCTGCGAGCCAAGCCGCTTCGTTATTCAACGTCCAAATGGGGTTAATGACCAGCGCCTATGCACTGGTGCCACAAATGAGCAGTGCTTCGAACCTAGTGTTGGGCCTTGCTAATAAGGCCGTGACCGAGGGTGGCGGCACCGTCGCTAGTTCTTCAGCTGCTACCAGTAGTTCGGCTGCTAGTGCTACTTCCTCAGCTACTTCTAGTGCAGCATCCACGACCACAAAGTCCGCATCCAAGGCGGCTTCAAAGGCTGCGAAGGCTAAGGCCAAGAGTGCTGCGAAGAGCGCCAGTGCAAGTAGTGTCGCTGCTTCGAAGAGTGCTGCCCAAAGTAGCGCCGCTGCCAGTTCCGCAGCCGCCAGCGATGTTGATTCAGCAGAGCAAGCAATTGCAAAGGCACAAAAGCAGGTCAAGACCGCCAAGGCCGCGTTGAAGAGGGCTAAGACCAGTAAGGCGGTTAAGAAGGCCACTAAGACTTTAAATGATGCCGAACGTGACTTGCTAGTTGCGAACGGGAACTACAATTCGAATTACTACTACTCATTTGACGGGCCGTTCAAGACGATTACGACTAAGAAGACTTTGTATACCTACAATAATCAAGACCTCGTGAAGAAGTACCGGGTCAAAAAGATTAAGAAGGGCACCACTTTGTCAGTGCTTAGCGTGATCACTTCTGATGATTCATCGGTCTTCAAGGTGACGGGCAATAACTACGTGACTGGAATGAAGAGTTTCTTTAAATAA
- a CDS encoding TetR/AcrR family transcriptional regulator: protein MLKTKRIVAEAYLRLVLRNTILNVSNDDIINESGVSRGTYYNNFGSQQEILDYVQNTMVAEFVDPIRDRLAALDDDVDFDQAVSEIAQVSVPLIYDHQDRIQFLNQCSLNNIWEKPLLQAFKQFISKKLPSDKLNSKNLNIMMNYIIIIIGAWITEPEPADPDTFIAEFNQLYKQTITGLI, encoded by the coding sequence ATGCTAAAGACCAAACGAATTGTTGCGGAAGCGTATTTAAGATTAGTATTGAGAAACACGATTTTAAATGTTAGTAATGATGACATCATTAACGAATCGGGCGTTTCACGGGGGACCTACTATAATAACTTTGGGAGCCAGCAAGAAATTCTAGATTACGTGCAAAATACCATGGTGGCTGAATTTGTCGATCCCATCCGGGACCGCTTAGCAGCCTTAGATGATGACGTCGACTTTGACCAAGCGGTTTCTGAAATTGCTCAGGTCAGCGTGCCATTGATTTACGACCACCAAGATCGAATTCAATTCTTAAACCAGTGTTCATTGAATAACATTTGGGAAAAGCCGCTTTTGCAGGCATTCAAACAGTTTATTAGTAAGAAGCTACCCAGCGACAAGTTAAATTCCAAGAACCTAAATATCATGATGAATTACATCATTATCATTATCGGAGCCTGGATTACCGAACCAGAGCCAGCTGATCCGGATACATTTATTGCTGAGTTTAACCAATTATACAAACAAACCATTACGGGATTAATCTAA
- a CDS encoding TetR/AcrR family transcriptional regulator — MTTKSKTKIVNAFLSLINQKSILDITNIDIINEADVSKGTFYHHFHSKNEIIRYSEEQIDQQIVHAFIKEYRRENKPELTPEVFVDIFSKTAIPIVYQNRDQIRILHGSDVNEIWRHYLEIHYFRIMRRVYPDDDTFHIRLFIKYVNLVVSLWISALIPMDEAEFQKRFKELLESKLLINKK, encoded by the coding sequence ATGACTACAAAATCCAAAACTAAGATTGTGAATGCATTCTTATCCTTGATTAATCAAAAGTCGATTCTGGATATTACCAATATTGATATCATCAATGAAGCGGACGTGTCGAAGGGGACTTTTTACCACCATTTCCACTCCAAAAATGAAATCATCCGGTATTCAGAGGAGCAGATTGACCAGCAGATTGTACATGCATTTATTAAAGAATATCGTCGCGAAAATAAGCCTGAATTGACTCCTGAGGTATTCGTGGACATTTTTAGCAAGACTGCCATTCCAATCGTCTACCAAAACCGGGATCAGATTCGGATCCTACACGGCAGCGACGTAAACGAAATTTGGCGCCATTACTTAGAAATTCATTACTTCCGTATCATGCGGCGCGTCTATCCGGATGACGATACTTTTCACATCCGGCTATTCATTAAATACGTGAATTTAGTCGTTTCCTTGTGGATTTCCGCATTAATTCCGATGGACGAAGCGGAATTTCAAAAGCGCTTCAAGGAACTACTTGAATCAAAGCTATTAATTAATAAAAAATAG
- a CDS encoding DUF2075 domain-containing protein: MDNSTVNKLQADTHQLTGEQQSMIDGIKQFAIAHIHDSKPAVYVIYGDAGTGKSVILSQLFYDFQQMSADSHGPLAGTKNYFLVNHPEILKVYKQIAGHEARVLKKNFNRPTSFINQMAKADGHSDITLIDEAHLLLSKRDAYNKFRQDNQLAEIIKRSQITILVFDHRQVLRTKSFWTVDRLKQLIAPYTVGEYHLKHQFRMNASDGLVKWINTFTDGKLTPFPADIGKNYDFRLFDDAEEMRKQIVKRNQEVGLSRIVSTTGYPSTLDGGKHYVVEGDFKLPWDQYNYTQTPWSELPSTINEVGSMYTCQGFDLNYVGVILGPPIKLDDDDNVYVDLSKLTDPESLKKRKDITDPKEFEQIKQTLVLNSVNVLMKRGVKGLYLFVHDPKLRVRLNQLWQQHQDA; this comes from the coding sequence ATGGATAATTCTACCGTTAATAAGTTACAAGCCGACACCCACCAATTGACGGGTGAACAGCAATCAATGATCGATGGCATCAAGCAATTTGCCATCGCCCACATTCACGATTCAAAACCCGCCGTCTACGTCATCTACGGGGACGCAGGGACTGGCAAGAGCGTCATCTTAAGCCAACTGTTTTATGATTTTCAACAGATGAGTGCTGATTCGCACGGTCCACTGGCGGGCACTAAGAACTACTTCTTGGTCAACCACCCTGAAATCCTCAAGGTCTACAAGCAAATCGCCGGCCATGAGGCGCGGGTGCTAAAGAAGAACTTTAACCGCCCGACGTCGTTCATTAACCAAATGGCAAAGGCTGATGGCCATTCCGACATCACCCTAATTGATGAAGCCCACCTATTGTTATCCAAGCGTGATGCGTACAATAAGTTCCGTCAGGATAACCAACTCGCTGAAATCATCAAGCGCTCGCAGATCACCATTTTGGTCTTTGACCATCGGCAGGTGCTGCGGACGAAGAGCTTTTGGACCGTGGACCGGCTCAAGCAGTTAATTGCCCCCTACACGGTCGGCGAGTACCACTTAAAGCACCAGTTCCGCATGAACGCCAGCGACGGGTTGGTCAAGTGGATCAACACCTTCACCGATGGTAAGTTGACCCCCTTCCCTGCCGATATTGGTAAGAACTATGACTTCCGTCTCTTTGACGATGCCGAGGAGATGCGCAAGCAAATCGTCAAGCGCAATCAGGAGGTCGGACTGTCGCGGATCGTTTCGACGACCGGCTACCCATCGACTTTGGATGGTGGCAAGCACTACGTCGTTGAAGGCGACTTCAAACTCCCGTGGGACCAGTATAATTACACCCAGACGCCGTGGTCGGAGCTACCGTCGACGATTAACGAAGTTGGTTCGATGTATACCTGCCAGGGCTTCGATCTGAACTACGTGGGCGTCATTTTAGGGCCACCGATTAAACTGGACGATGATGACAACGTTTACGTGGACCTAAGCAAGCTGACCGATCCCGAATCGTTGAAGAAACGCAAGGACATCACAGACCCGAAGGAGTTTGAGCAGATCAAGCAGACGTTGGTCCTTAATTCGGTCAATGTGTTAATGAAGCGGGGGGTAAAGGGGCTGTACCTCTTCGTACACGATCCAAAGTTACGGGTGCGCTTGAATCAGCTCTGGCAGCAACACCAAGATGCCTAA
- a CDS encoding magnesium transporter MgtE N-terminal domain-containing protein produces the protein MLVVLEPDDGVAVLLVPVPFDDVLAPLSPDAVEDVLAPLSPDAVEDVLAPLSPDAVEDVLAPLSPDAVEDVLAPLSPDAVEDVLAPLSPDAVEDVLAPLSPDAVEDVLAPLSPDAVEDVLAPLSPDAVEDVLAPLSPDAVEDVLAPLSPDAVEDVLAPLSPDAVEDVLAPLSPDAVEDVLVLLSDLFVSLPDD, from the coding sequence GTGCTAGTGGTACTTGAACCAGACGATGGTGTCGCGGTGCTGCTAGTACCTGTGCCATTTGATGATGTGTTAGCACCGCTTTCGCCTGATGCAGTTGAGGATGTGTTAGCTCCACTTTCGCCTGATGCGGTTGAGGATGTGTTAGCTCCACTCTCACCTGATGCGGTTGAGGATGTGTTAGCACCGCTTTCACCTGATGCAGTTGAGGATGTGTTAGCTCCACTCTCACCTGATGCAGTTGAGGATGTGTTAGCTCCACTTTCGCCTGATGCAGTTGAGGATGTGTTAGCTCCACTTTCGCCTGATGCAGTTGAGGATGTGTTAGCACCGCTTTCACCTGATGCAGTTGAGGATGTGTTAGCTCCACTTTCGCCTGATGCAGTTGAGGATGTGTTAGCACCGCTTTCACCTGATGCAGTTGAGGATGTGTTAGCACCGCTTTCACCTGATGCAGTTGAGGATGTGTTAGCTCCACTCTCACCTGATGCAGTTGAGGATGTGTTAGCTCCACTCTCACCTGATGCAGTTGAGGATGTGTTAGTACTGCTTTCTGACTTGTTTGTATCACTGCCTGATGATTGA
- a CDS encoding KxYKxGKxW signal peptide domain-containing protein, producing the protein MKNNNKEHYRLYKSGKRWVAAMIMTAAVAGVGFVASTNVPSAPFAVAAHADVANPGLVDSNYTSQVNSAAGVASSVYATSAVSSASSAVSSATKVVSSKADTYSSLSSQSLVVSLASSAVSSASSNVDAQTKASSSASDEASAASVVAASASASAAAVSASANTVISSASVVASSASSDASVASTAAVKDASLSTSASATVSSAVKVEDSASAVQSAASSAASLALSEAASYSSVASSKASASKGASSALSTATSLLADAKDAAAKFSTDGTPTSSDVASARSELASAQSELASTVSVYTNVTAPASSATSVVSSIAAAASSAFGDSYGQTSVAAAVNKFKARLNDSSSSLLSSASSASSYANALLASSNPSNTSTTSVVAPTTYYNAQSATSSAASNGNYVPYANSLNGYLNGSVSASSAASSASSSTSASSSVASSSVAKTVPSTDFPQYEEPIKPLVLPETPVLKSAKKAAAKVDVAEAKSALDKAKKSAKKAKTSKAKKAAAKKVKAAQTKYNKAVKAYKAVK; encoded by the coding sequence ATGAAAAACAATAATAAGGAACACTATCGTTTATACAAATCCGGTAAGAGATGGGTTGCAGCCATGATCATGACTGCTGCCGTAGCCGGTGTCGGTTTCGTAGCATCAACGAACGTACCAAGTGCACCATTTGCAGTGGCAGCACATGCAGATGTTGCTAATCCAGGACTTGTTGATTCGAATTATACTTCTCAAGTTAATTCAGCAGCTGGAGTAGCATCATCAGTATATGCTACCTCAGCAGTATCATCAGCATCATCAGCAGTATCATCAGCAACAAAAGTTGTAAGTAGCAAAGCTGATACTTACAGTTCTTTATCATCACAATCATTAGTAGTTAGCCTTGCATCATCAGCAGTTAGTTCTGCATCATCAAATGTAGATGCACAGACAAAGGCATCATCAAGTGCAAGTGATGAAGCATCAGCAGCATCAGTAGTAGCAGCATCAGCATCAGCATCAGCAGCAGCTGTATCTGCATCAGCAAACACTGTTATTAGCAGTGCTAGTGTTGTTGCTTCTAGTGCTTCTAGTGATGCTAGTGTTGCTTCAACTGCCGCTGTTAAAGATGCATCGTTATCAACGTCAGCATCAGCAACAGTGTCTTCTGCAGTAAAAGTTGAAGATTCTGCTAGTGCTGTACAATCAGCAGCATCATCAGCAGCATCATTAGCATTAAGTGAAGCAGCTTCATATTCAAGTGTAGCATCTTCAAAAGCTAGTGCTTCAAAGGGTGCATCAAGTGCATTAAGTACAGCAACTTCACTATTAGCTGATGCAAAAGATGCAGCAGCTAAATTCTCAACTGATGGTACTCCTACTAGTTCAGATGTAGCCAGTGCACGTAGTGAATTAGCATCTGCACAAAGCGAACTTGCATCAACAGTATCTGTTTACACGAATGTTACTGCTCCAGCATCTTCTGCAACTTCAGTTGTATCATCAATTGCTGCAGCAGCAAGTAGTGCATTTGGTGATTCATATGGTCAAACTAGCGTAGCTGCTGCTGTCAATAAGTTCAAAGCTAGGCTTAATGATTCATCATCATCATTATTATCATCAGCATCATCAGCATCATCATATGCTAATGCTTTACTTGCATCATCTAACCCATCAAATACATCAACTACTAGTGTGGTAGCACCAACCACTTACTACAACGCCCAATCAGCAACTTCATCCGCTGCTTCTAATGGGAACTACGTACCATACGCAAACTCATTGAACGGTTACTTGAACGGATCAGTATCAGCATCATCCGCTGCTAGTTCTGCTTCAAGCTCAACTAGTGCAAGCTCATCAGTTGCTAGCTCAAGTGTTGCAAAGACTGTTCCATCAACTGACTTCCCACAATACGAAGAACCAATCAAGCCATTAGTTCTTCCAGAAACTCCAGTTCTTAAGAGTGCTAAGAAAGCTGCTGCTAAGGTTGACGTAGCAGAAGCTAAGAGTGCTCTTGACAAGGCTAAGAAGTCAGCTAAGAAGGCTAAGACTTCAAAGGCTAAGAAGGCTGCTGCTAAGAAGGTTAAGGCTGCTCAAACTAAGTACAACAAGGCAGTTAAGGCTTACAAGGCTGTAAAATAA
- a CDS encoding KxYKxGKxW signal peptide domain-containing protein, protein MKNTNKEHYRLYKSGKRWVAAMIMTAAVAGVGFVASTNVPSAPFAVAAHADVANPGLVDSNYTSQVNSAAGVASSVYATSAVSSASSAVSSATKVVSSKADTYSSLSSQSLVVSLASSAVSSASSNVDAQTKASSSASDEASAASVVAASASASAAAVSASANTVISSASVVASSASSDASVASTAAVKDASLSTSASATVSSAVKVEDSASAVQSAASSAASLALSEAASYSSVASSKASASKGASSALSTATSLLADAKDAAAKFSTDGTPTSSDVASARSELASAQSELASTVSVYTNVTAPASSATSVVSSIAAAASSAFGDSYGQTSVAAAVNKFKARLNDSSSSLLSSASSASSYANALLASSNPSNTSTTSVVAPTTYYNAQSATSSAASNGNYVPYANSLNGYLNGSVSASSATSSASSAASSAASSASSTESSTASSASSATSKKAKKAGTSTSSKTTKAKKKTTKAEVNKAKKAASKAKKASTKAKSAVKKAKTTKAKKAANKKYKAATKKYKSAEKKYKAVLKAYKK, encoded by the coding sequence ATGAAGAATACTAATAAGGAACACTATCGTTTATATAAATCCGGTAAGAGATGGGTCGCAGCCATGATCATGACTGCTGCCGTAGCCGGTGTCGGTTTCGTAGCATCAACGAACGTACCAAGTGCACCATTTGCAGTGGCAGCACATGCAGATGTTGCTAATCCAGGACTTGTTGATTCGAATTATACTTCTCAAGTTAATTCAGCAGCTGGAGTAGCATCATCAGTATATGCTACCTCAGCAGTATCATCAGCATCATCAGCAGTATCATCAGCAACAAAAGTTGTAAGTAGCAAAGCTGATACTTACAGTTCTTTATCATCACAATCATTAGTAGTTAGCCTTGCATCATCAGCAGTTAGTTCTGCATCATCAAATGTAGATGCACAGACAAAGGCATCATCAAGTGCAAGTGATGAAGCATCAGCAGCATCAGTAGTAGCAGCATCAGCATCAGCATCAGCAGCAGCTGTATCTGCATCAGCAAACACTGTTATTAGCAGTGCTAGTGTTGTTGCTTCTAGTGCTTCTAGTGATGCTAGTGTTGCTTCAACTGCCGCTGTTAAAGATGCATCGTTATCAACGTCAGCATCAGCAACAGTGTCTTCTGCAGTAAAAGTTGAAGATTCTGCTAGTGCTGTACAATCAGCAGCATCATCAGCAGCATCATTAGCATTAAGTGAAGCAGCTTCATATTCAAGTGTAGCATCTTCAAAAGCTAGTGCTTCAAAGGGTGCATCAAGTGCATTAAGTACAGCAACTTCACTATTAGCTGATGCAAAAGATGCAGCAGCTAAATTCTCAACTGATGGTACTCCTACTAGTTCAGATGTAGCCAGTGCACGTAGTGAATTAGCATCTGCACAAAGCGAACTTGCATCAACAGTATCTGTTTACACGAATGTTACTGCTCCAGCATCTTCTGCAACTTCAGTTGTATCATCAATTGCTGCAGCAGCAAGTAGTGCATTTGGTGATTCATATGGTCAAACTAGCGTAGCTGCTGCTGTCAATAAGTTCAAAGCTAGGCTTAATGATTCATCATCATCATTATTATCATCAGCATCATCAGCATCATCATATGCTAATGCTTTACTTGCATCATCTAACCCATCAAATACATCAACTACTAGTGTGGTAGCACCAACCACTTACTACAACGCCCAATCAGCAACTTCATCCGCTGCTTCTAATGGGAACTACGTACCATACGCAAACTCATTGAACGGTTACTTGAACGGATCAGTATCAGCATCATCAGCTACTAGTTCTGCTTCAAGTGCTGCTAGCTCTGCTGCTTCATCAGCATCCTCAACTGAATCAAGCACTGCTAGTTCAGCATCATCAGCTACTAGCAAGAAGGCTAAGAAGGCTGGTACTTCTACTTCATCTAAGACCACTAAGGCTAAGAAGAAGACTACTAAGGCTGAAGTAAACAAGGCTAAGAAGGCTGCTTCAAAGGCTAAGAAGGCATCAACTAAGGCTAAGAGTGCAGTTAAGAAGGCTAAGACTACTAAGGCTAAGAAGGCTGCTAACAAGAAATACAAGGCTGCTACTAAGAAATACAAATCTGCTGAAAAGAAGTACAAGGCAGTATTAAAAGCTTACAAGAAATAA
- a CDS encoding KxYKxGKxW signal peptide domain-containing protein: protein MNKNTNKEHYRLYKSGKNWVTTMIMTAAVAGAAFVATPNAQSVFADASGSAAPATVSNASNASSAASSASSAQSSATVNVYSGTSTTTSSSSNYVVRVDSSVSSTASSATSASATPAGSSSASSSATSSKAKKDTNSAKKVTKSEVTKAKKAAEKAKKSVDKYKQEVAKYKKAVKAAKTSKAKKAAQKKYKAAQKKYKAAVKKYDAATKKHTKLEKAYNKEHNKTTKKSKKATKKTTKKSKKAKKAKKTAKKTSAKKTSAKKAATK, encoded by the coding sequence ATGAATAAGAATACTAATAAGGAACACTATCGTCTATACAAATCAGGTAAAAACTGGGTTACTACAATGATTATGACTGCAGCTGTTGCTGGAGCTGCATTTGTTGCTACTCCAAATGCACAATCAGTATTTGCTGATGCTTCTGGTTCTGCAGCTCCTGCTACTGTATCAAACGCTTCAAATGCTTCTAGTGCAGCTAGTTCTGCAAGTTCTGCTCAATCAAGTGCTACCGTTAATGTTTATTCAGGGACTAGTACTACTACTTCAAGTAGCAGTAACTACGTTGTTAGAGTAGATAGTTCAGTATCAAGTACTGCTTCAAGTGCTACTTCAGCTTCAGCAACTCCTGCTGGTTCATCATCTGCATCATCATCAGCTACTAGCAGTAAGGCTAAGAAGGATACTAATTCAGCTAAGAAAGTAACTAAGTCAGAAGTAACTAAGGCTAAGAAGGCTGCTGAAAAGGCTAAGAAATCAGTTGATAAGTACAAGCAGGAAGTTGCTAAGTACAAGAAGGCTGTTAAGGCTGCTAAGACTAGCAAGGCTAAGAAAGCTGCACAAAAGAAGTATAAAGCAGCCCAAAAGAAATACAAAGCAGCTGTTAAGAAGTACGATGCTGCTACCAAGAAGCACACGAAGTTAGAAAAGGCTTACAACAAGGAACACAACAAGACTACTAAGAAGTCAAAGAAGGCCACTAAAAAGACTACTAAGAAGTCAAAGAAAGCTAAAAAAGCTAAGAAGACTGCTAAGAAAACTTCCGCAAAGAAGACTTCAGCTAAAAAAGCAGCTACTAAATAA
- a CDS encoding phospho-sugar mutase, with translation MDEKIKSTYEQWRNEPDMPVDLKHELRAMENDAAQITDAFGATLSFGTAGMRGIIGAGLNRMNIYTVRQATEGLAMLMDQLDPSDKARGVAISFDPRYGSRDFAYNAAQVLGAHGIKSFIVDDIRPVPELSFAVRHLHTYAGIMITASHNPKQYNGFKIYGEDGGQMPPKESTIITESAHKASDLFAIKTLEIRDLRAQGLLSVVGEDIDQAYLDEAKQVNINADLINTVGKDLKFVYSPLHGAGKNIGRRALSTAGFKNFEMVTAQTIADPEFPTTPHPNPEYREAFDLAIKLGKQVDADILIETDPDADRLGAAVRQPDGEYQLMTGNQIASVMLNYILQAKQELCTLPDNGIIVKSIVSTELATKIAAHYHVDTKNVLTGFKYIAEQIKTFEENHQHTFQFGFEESYGYLIRPFVRDKDAIQSTMMLAEVAAYYKQRGMTLYDGLQEMYQKYGYFEEKTISKLFEGLEGQKKMAAIMESLRNDPMTEFAGEHVKSMEDFQTATRTIDDGTTETIDMPQSNVLKYWLDDGTWITIRPSGTEPKVKFYVGVEDQSKDEAMQRLDKYVQAIHELIEKLTK, from the coding sequence ATGGATGAAAAGATCAAATCAACTTACGAACAATGGCGCAATGAACCAGACATGCCAGTCGATTTAAAACATGAACTACGGGCGATGGAAAATGACGCAGCTCAAATCACCGACGCCTTCGGGGCGACCCTATCATTTGGGACCGCCGGGATGCGGGGCATCATCGGAGCCGGTTTGAACCGGATGAACATTTACACGGTAAGGCAAGCGACCGAAGGGCTTGCGATGCTAATGGACCAACTGGATCCAAGCGATAAGGCCCGCGGGGTCGCAATTAGCTTTGACCCCCGGTACGGTTCACGCGACTTCGCCTACAATGCTGCCCAGGTGCTCGGTGCACACGGTATTAAGTCGTTCATCGTCGATGACATCAGACCGGTGCCCGAACTATCATTTGCGGTGCGCCACTTACACACCTACGCCGGAATCATGATCACCGCCTCCCATAATCCTAAGCAGTACAACGGTTTTAAAATCTACGGTGAGGACGGGGGCCAAATGCCACCAAAGGAATCCACAATCATTACCGAATCCGCCCACAAAGCTAGCGACCTGTTCGCAATTAAAACGCTTGAAATTCGCGATTTAAGGGCGCAGGGACTGCTTAGCGTTGTCGGTGAAGACATTGACCAAGCGTACCTAGACGAAGCCAAACAGGTCAATATTAATGCTGATTTAATTAACACCGTCGGTAAGGACCTGAAGTTTGTTTACTCGCCATTACATGGTGCCGGGAAGAACATCGGCCGCCGGGCACTCTCGACTGCCGGCTTTAAGAACTTTGAAATGGTGACCGCACAAACGATTGCCGACCCTGAATTTCCAACCACCCCACACCCGAACCCGGAATACCGGGAAGCATTCGACCTGGCAATTAAACTCGGGAAGCAAGTCGATGCTGATATCCTAATCGAAACCGATCCGGATGCCGACCGGCTTGGGGCAGCAGTCAGACAACCGGATGGCGAATACCAATTGATGACCGGAAACCAAATTGCCAGCGTAATGCTAAACTACATCCTCCAAGCTAAGCAGGAATTATGCACGCTCCCTGACAATGGAATCATCGTGAAGTCCATCGTCTCGACCGAACTGGCCACTAAGATTGCCGCTCACTACCACGTCGATACCAAGAACGTCTTGACCGGCTTTAAATACATTGCCGAACAAATCAAGACCTTTGAAGAAAACCACCAACACACCTTCCAATTTGGCTTTGAAGAAAGTTATGGCTACTTAATCCGGCCGTTCGTGCGCGATAAGGATGCAATCCAATCGACGATGATGTTAGCCGAAGTTGCTGCTTACTATAAGCAACGGGGGATGACACTTTACGACGGGCTCCAAGAAATGTACCAAAAATACGGTTACTTTGAAGAAAAAACGATTTCAAAACTATTCGAAGGCCTCGAAGGACAAAAGAAGATGGCTGCGATTATGGAAAGCCTCAGAAACGACCCGATGACCGAATTCGCGGGTGAACACGTCAAATCAATGGAAGACTTCCAAACCGCCACCCGGACAATCGATGATGGCACTACCGAAACCATTGACATGCCACAATCAAACGTCTTAAAGTACTGGCTCGATGATGGAACGTGGATCACAATCCGCCCTTCTGGAACCGAACCCAAAGTCAAGTTCTACGTTGGCGTTGAAGATCAGTCTAAGGACGAAGCAATGCAGCGACTTGATAAGTACGTGCAAGCGATTCATGAATTAATTGAAAAATTAACTAAATAG